Part of the Spirochaeta isovalerica genome, TATCCCAGGCCTGTACGGATACACTGAAAGCAATCCCCGAAGAAGAAGATGAAAATCCCCTTGTTTTTGAGTTTAAAGCCATGATCAGGCGGCTTCAGGAGATGTCATCATTTTGTGAAAAGTTCAGAAACTACAGTGAATACGGAGAACTCGTTTTCTGGATTGAAAGAAAAAAAACTGCTGCCGGTGAATTGTTCGAACGTTTTATAATAACGCCGCTTGATATAGCTTCTATGATGAATGAAGCGGTGTTCAATCAATTCAAAAGCGTGATCTGTACCTCCGCGACTTTGACCGTCAGAGATAACTTTAATTACTGGAACAGCCGGATCGGATTGAATTTATCTGATCCGGAAAAAGTTTTCAGTGAAATATTCCCTTCTCCTTTTGATTATACAAGAAGAGCTCTTCTGGCTGTTCCCAACGATGCACCTATGCCGGAAGAGGGTGAGTCATATTATTCCTACATATCCTCCTTTTGCAAAAAAGCTCTTGAAGTATCCGAAGGTGGGGCTCTTTTATTGTTCACCTCTTATGAAATGCTAAAAAACGTCTTTAACGACCTTAAACCGGGGCTTGATAGAATGGGCATAACAGCTTACAGGCAGGGTGAGGACGACAGAACGCGACTTCTAAATAATTTCAGAAACGATGTATCCAGCGTTCTTTTCGCGACTGATTCCTTCTGGGAAGGTGTTGATACGCCGGGTGATTCGCTCAAGCTGGTAATTATATGCCGGCTTCCTTTCAGAGTCCCGACGGATCCCGTCGTTATGGCCCGTGTGGAAGCTATTGAAAGGCGGGGAGGCAACCCCTTTATGGAGTTATCCCTACCTGAAGCCGTTATGAAGTTCAAACAGGGATTCGGACGGCTTATGAGAAGGAAAAGCGATAGGGGAGTCGTATTGATTCTCGATTCGAGAGTTGTAAAAAAAAGATACGGCTCTCTCTTTCTGAACTCACTGCCTCCGGCAATGCGCTCTGTCAAAGCCGGTGATGCTATTTTATTGGAAATCGAAGATTTTCTTTATGGCAACTGATGCCATATGACTGTATTATAGAAATGATTGTATAGAAAAGGAGTCCATACAAATGGCTGATCTGACTACAAGTTATCTGGGATTAAAACTCAAAAATCCCTTCATTTTGTCCAGTTCCGGACTGACCTCAACAATAGAGAGTCTGAAAAAAGCTGAAGAAGCGGGAGCATCCGCCGTAGTTCTGAAATCTCTCTTCGAAGAGGACATGACAGCGGAAGTTAGAAAAATGGGACAGAATTTTGATGATATGCTGCATCCTGAAGCTTATGCCTATCTGCAGGAAACGGGAATGCTGTATAGCGCCGATAAATATTTTGATCTTATAAAACAGGCAAAAAAAGAACTTTCCATACCTGTAATTGCAAGTTTGAATTGTTATTCATCCGAATGGTGGACGGATTACGCTGAAACTGTTGAGAAAACCGGAGCTGATGCTCTTGAATTGAACATAGGTCTTATGGCACATAATTTCCGCCAGGATCCCGATGAACTTGAAGATAAATATGTCGAAATTTTCAAGCACGTACGCTCAAAAATCAAGATACCCATATCTGTAAAAATCGGACAGAACTTCACATCAATCCCGAATATGGTTTACAGGCTTCATAATGCCGGAGCAGATGCGGTCGTTATGTTTAACAGATTCTATAATCCTGATATAGATATCGACACAATGAAAATGAAAACAGGGCCTCGCTTTTCTACCGAGGCGGAATTCCCTCCTCTGCTGCGTTGGACGGCGATAATCGCTTCTCAGTTCGATAAACTGGAAATTTCAGCGACTACGGGAATTCACAGCTGGCAGAATGCTGTAAAAATTCTCATGGCCGGCGCGGATACGGTTCAGCTTTGTTCTGTACTATACAGGAAAGGCATAAACTACCTGTCCACATTGATAAAAGAAGTTGAAGAATGGATGGATACTCAGGAATATGAAACTCTCTCTGAATTTCAGGGCTCGATGGAGTCCGATTCAGATGCGAAGGAAGAAGTTTACGAAAGACTTCAGTATCTGAAATCCATCAGGGAAGAAATCTGATTTGGAAGGAACAATTGTCAATCAGGTAGAAATCAGCGGATTTGAGAATGAGAAAGATGCTGAAAAATTCAGAAAGAAACTCAAGTCTTTCAAATCCCTTTTTACTCTGCCCGGGTTTAAAGCTCAGGATGCCAG contains:
- a CDS encoding dihydroorotate dehydrogenase-like protein, yielding MADLTTSYLGLKLKNPFILSSSGLTSTIESLKKAEEAGASAVVLKSLFEEDMTAEVRKMGQNFDDMLHPEAYAYLQETGMLYSADKYFDLIKQAKKELSIPVIASLNCYSSEWWTDYAETVEKTGADALELNIGLMAHNFRQDPDELEDKYVEIFKHVRSKIKIPISVKIGQNFTSIPNMVYRLHNAGADAVVMFNRFYNPDIDIDTMKMKTGPRFSTEAEFPPLLRWTAIIASQFDKLEISATTGIHSWQNAVKILMAGADTVQLCSVLYRKGINYLSTLIKEVEEWMDTQEYETLSEFQGSMESDSDAKEEVYERLQYLKSIREEI